In Palleronia sp. LCG004, a single window of DNA contains:
- a CDS encoding invasion associated locus B family protein: protein MRAILAGLIAGATLTGPAAAQDESTNRVAVETAWSVFVEDDPQECWSVSRPTETRNTRGGEVVEVTRGDILLFVTFRPGGGAGEVSFTGGYPFAGDSDVEVDIGGTTFQMFTDGEWAWPRSASDDAAIIAAMRGGAEAELTARSSRGTQTEDTFSLFGFTAALEEAENRCG from the coding sequence ATGAGAGCGATCCTCGCAGGACTTATCGCAGGTGCCACATTGACGGGCCCCGCGGCGGCTCAGGACGAATCCACCAACCGCGTCGCGGTCGAGACCGCATGGAGCGTCTTCGTCGAGGACGATCCGCAGGAATGCTGGTCGGTCAGTCGGCCGACCGAGACCCGCAACACCCGCGGCGGCGAGGTGGTCGAGGTCACGCGCGGCGATATCCTGCTGTTCGTCACGTTCCGCCCCGGCGGCGGCGCGGGCGAAGTGTCGTTCACCGGCGGCTATCCCTTCGCCGGCGATTCGGATGTCGAGGTCGATATCGGCGGGACGACCTTCCAGATGTTCACCGACGGCGAATGGGCCTGGCCGAGATCGGCCTCCGACGACGCGGCGATCATCGCGGCGATGCGTGGCGGCGCGGAAGCGGAACTGACCGCACGGTCGAGCCGCGGCACCCAGACCGAGGATACGTTCTCGCTCTTCGGGTTCACCGCTGCGCTCGAGGAAGCGGAGAACCGCTGCGGCTGA
- the rlmN gene encoding 23S rRNA (adenine(2503)-C(2))-methyltransferase RlmN, with amino-acid sequence MTDMLQNPITQDVLTLPRKVEEGDRRNLVGLTRDALREALIGAGTPERQAKMRAGQVWQWIYQKGVRDFDAMTNLAKPYRELLRENFVVEVPEIVRREVSSDGTRKYLLRIAGGHEVEAVYIPEESRGTLCVSSQVGCTLTCSFCHTGTQRLVRNLTAGEIVGQIMVARDDLGEWPAPGRNPKDEQRLLSNIVLMGMGEPLYNFDNVRDAMKIAMDGEGISLSRRRITLSTSGVVPEIARTAAEIGCLLAVSFHATTDEVRDKLVPINKRWNIETLIAALREYPKATNSERITFEYVMLKGVNDSDEDAHRLIELIRGIPAKINLIPFNEWPGAPYERSSNNRIRAFADIVYKAGYASPIRTPRGEDIMAACGQLKSDSERERKSRRRAEA; translated from the coding sequence ATGACCGATATGCTACAGAACCCGATCACCCAGGACGTCCTGACGCTTCCCCGGAAGGTCGAAGAGGGCGATCGCCGCAACCTCGTGGGGCTGACCCGCGACGCACTTCGCGAGGCGTTGATCGGGGCGGGCACCCCCGAACGTCAGGCCAAGATGCGCGCGGGCCAGGTCTGGCAATGGATCTACCAGAAAGGTGTGCGCGACTTCGACGCGATGACGAACCTCGCCAAGCCCTACCGCGAGCTGCTGCGCGAGAACTTCGTCGTCGAGGTCCCCGAGATCGTGCGCCGCGAAGTATCCTCCGACGGGACGCGCAAATACCTTCTCAGGATCGCCGGCGGGCACGAGGTCGAGGCCGTCTATATCCCCGAGGAGTCCCGCGGGACGCTCTGCGTGAGCTCTCAGGTCGGCTGCACCCTGACCTGCTCGTTCTGCCATACCGGCACCCAGCGACTGGTCCGCAATCTCACCGCCGGAGAGATCGTCGGTCAGATCATGGTCGCCCGCGACGACCTCGGCGAATGGCCCGCCCCCGGGCGGAATCCCAAGGACGAACAGCGCCTGCTGTCGAACATCGTTCTGATGGGTATGGGCGAGCCGCTCTACAATTTCGACAACGTGCGCGATGCGATGAAGATCGCGATGGATGGCGAGGGCATCTCGTTGTCACGTCGGCGCATCACGCTGTCGACCAGCGGCGTCGTGCCGGAAATCGCCCGCACGGCGGCGGAGATCGGCTGCCTTCTGGCCGTGTCGTTCCACGCGACGACGGACGAGGTGCGCGACAAGCTCGTCCCGATCAACAAGCGCTGGAACATCGAGACGCTGATCGCCGCCTTGCGCGAATACCCGAAGGCCACGAATTCCGAGCGTATCACCTTCGAATACGTCATGCTCAAGGGCGTGAACGACAGCGACGAGGATGCGCACAGGCTCATCGAGCTGATCCGCGGGATCCCCGCCAAGATCAATCTCATCCCGTTCAACGAATGGCCCGGAGCCCCCTACGAGAGGTCGTCGAACAACCGTATCCGGGCCTTCGCCGACATCGTCTACAAGGCCGGATATGCCTCCCCCATCCGCACCCCGCGTGGCGAGGATATCATGGCGGCCTGCGGGCAGCTCAAATCCGACAGCGAACGCGAGAGGAAATCGCGCCGCCGCGCCGAGGCCTGA
- a CDS encoding DUF2945 domain-containing protein produces the protein MAKHYEEGDKVEWDWGNGTATATVKQKYTQKRTLKIDGNEVTRDADDDDPSYKLEQDDGSIVLKSHSELRKA, from the coding sequence ATGGCAAAGCATTACGAGGAAGGCGACAAGGTCGAGTGGGACTGGGGCAACGGTACCGCCACCGCGACCGTGAAGCAGAAATACACGCAGAAGCGTACGCTCAAGATCGACGGGAACGAAGTCACCCGCGATGCCGATGACGACGATCCGTCATACAAGCTCGAGCAGGATGACGGATCGATCGTCCTGAAATCGCACAGCGAATTGCGCAAAGCCTGA
- a CDS encoding TIGR00730 family Rossman fold protein: MTDRKTSPLREAQEDIETAHEIPDTPQTRAPSYRLAFADEDFLGRAELRPVRLQLELLKPELAMNDEDIVSTIVIFGGARIPAPADRDLARTKTLAELSSFYDEAREFARLVTLRSLEGGGREDVIVTGGGPGVMEAGNRGASEAGGRSIGLNVVLPHEQAPNAYVTPGLCFNFHYFAIRKMHFLLRAKAICVFPGGFGTLDEVFEALTLIQTGRMQRIPVLLFGKAFWNRIIDFGALAEAGTIAEADLDLFRFVETASDAIEAMENWDGADETRDTIPGR; the protein is encoded by the coding sequence ATGACAGATCGAAAGACGTCGCCCCTGCGCGAGGCGCAGGAGGATATCGAGACCGCGCACGAAATCCCCGATACCCCGCAGACACGTGCGCCCTCCTACAGGCTCGCCTTCGCCGACGAGGATTTCCTGGGGCGTGCGGAACTCCGGCCGGTCAGGCTCCAGCTCGAATTGCTGAAGCCGGAGCTCGCGATGAACGACGAGGATATCGTCTCGACCATCGTGATCTTCGGCGGAGCGCGCATTCCCGCACCCGCCGACCGCGATCTGGCGAGGACGAAGACGCTTGCCGAGCTGTCGTCATTCTATGACGAGGCGCGGGAATTCGCCCGGCTCGTCACGCTGAGGAGCCTCGAAGGCGGTGGCCGCGAAGACGTCATCGTGACGGGCGGCGGACCCGGCGTGATGGAGGCAGGCAATCGCGGGGCGAGCGAAGCCGGTGGGCGGTCGATCGGACTGAACGTCGTGTTGCCGCACGAGCAGGCCCCGAACGCCTATGTCACGCCGGGTCTCTGCTTCAACTTCCACTATTTCGCGATCCGCAAGATGCATTTCCTGCTGCGGGCCAAGGCGATCTGCGTCTTTCCGGGCGGATTCGGGACGCTCGATGAAGTGTTCGAGGCGCTGACACTGATCCAGACAGGCCGGATGCAGCGCATTCCGGTCCTTCTGTTCGGCAAGGCGTTCTGGAACCGGATCATCGACTTCGGGGCCCTGGCCGAGGCCGGCACCATCGCGGAGGCCGATCTGGACCTGTTCAGATTCGTCGAGACCGCATCGGACGCGATCGAGGCGATGGAAAATTGGGACGGTGCCGACGAAACACGCGACACCATCCCGGGACGTTGA
- the dapD gene encoding 2,3,4,5-tetrahydropyridine-2,6-dicarboxylate N-succinyltransferase: protein MPHDHLEAAISTAWEDRETISSSTGGETREAIEETLDALDRGTLRVAEKRGDTWHVNQWAKKAVLLGFRIRDMEMQAGGPQGGGWWDKVDSKFAAWGEERWREAGFRAVPNCIVRRSAHIAKGVVLMPSFVNVGAYVDEGTMVDTWATVGSCAQIGKNVHLSGGVGIGGVLEPLQADPTIIEDNCFIGARSEVVEGCIVREGSVLGMGVYIGKSTKIVDRESGEVFMGEVPPYSVVVSGSMPTKNGLNLYCAVIVKRVDARTRAKTGINELLRD from the coding sequence ATGCCCCACGATCACCTCGAAGCCGCGATTTCCACAGCGTGGGAAGACCGCGAGACGATCTCGTCCAGCACGGGCGGGGAGACCCGCGAGGCGATCGAGGAGACGCTTGATGCGCTCGATCGCGGCACTCTGCGTGTGGCCGAGAAGCGCGGCGACACTTGGCACGTGAACCAGTGGGCCAAGAAGGCCGTGCTTCTGGGTTTCCGGATCCGCGACATGGAGATGCAGGCGGGCGGACCGCAAGGCGGCGGCTGGTGGGACAAGGTGGACAGCAAGTTCGCCGCCTGGGGCGAAGAGCGCTGGCGCGAGGCCGGTTTCCGTGCCGTGCCGAACTGCATCGTCCGTCGTTCCGCCCATATCGCGAAGGGCGTCGTGCTGATGCCCTCCTTCGTGAATGTCGGTGCCTATGTCGACGAGGGCACGATGGTCGATACCTGGGCGACGGTCGGGTCCTGCGCGCAGATCGGCAAGAACGTGCATCTCTCGGGCGGCGTGGGCATCGGCGGCGTGCTCGAGCCGCTGCAGGCGGATCCCACGATCATCGAGGACAACTGCTTCATCGGGGCGCGTTCGGAGGTCGTCGAGGGTTGCATCGTGCGCGAAGGCTCGGTCCTCGGGATGGGTGTCTATATCGGCAAGTCGACCAAGATCGTGGACCGCGAAAGCGGCGAGGTCTTCATGGGCGAAGTGCCGCCCTACTCCGTCGTCGTGTCGGGTTCGATGCCCACCAAGAACGGTTTGAACCTCTATTGCGCGGTCATCGTGAAGCGTGTCGATGCGCGTACGCGGGCAAAGACCGGGATCAACGAGCTTCTCCGCGACTGA
- a CDS encoding sodium:calcium antiporter — protein sequence MNLDTLPLVWVLAIFAAAALVVVGASIKATHLADIIADRTRMGEAMAGGLILGGATSLAGVVVSVDAAAGGDASFAFSNAVGGIAAQTVFLALADILHKRANLEHAAAEPANLFQAVMLIILLSLPICAIAGPEIAYFGVHPASVALFLAYIAGTKLASDVSETPMWKPVQTSDTRNDEPEEDSDPSKSAMKPALVFAGLVAMMGLGGWVISQIGGSFISRFGLASSLVGSLITAVVTSLPELVTTLVAVRRGALQLAVGGIIGGNTFDTLFLVASDVAYRDGSLYHAIEGNDLYWLGTGLLMTAILLAGLILRQREGPGRIGIESVLMIGIYLTALCVEVFA from the coding sequence ATGAATTTAGACACCCTGCCCCTCGTATGGGTGCTTGCGATCTTCGCCGCGGCGGCCCTCGTGGTCGTCGGAGCGTCGATCAAGGCCACGCATCTCGCCGACATCATCGCCGACCGCACCCGGATGGGCGAAGCGATGGCCGGTGGACTGATCCTTGGCGGGGCCACATCGCTCGCCGGGGTCGTCGTCTCGGTCGATGCCGCGGCCGGGGGCGATGCAAGTTTCGCTTTCTCGAACGCCGTCGGCGGGATCGCCGCGCAGACCGTGTTCCTCGCGCTGGCCGATATCCTGCACAAGCGTGCCAATCTGGAACACGCCGCGGCGGAACCCGCGAACCTGTTCCAGGCCGTCATGCTCATCATCCTGCTGAGCCTGCCGATCTGCGCCATCGCCGGCCCCGAGATCGCCTATTTCGGCGTGCATCCGGCATCGGTCGCACTGTTCCTCGCCTATATCGCCGGGACCAAGCTCGCTTCGGACGTGAGCGAAACCCCGATGTGGAAGCCGGTCCAGACCTCCGACACCCGCAACGACGAACCCGAGGAAGACAGCGATCCGTCGAAATCGGCGATGAAGCCCGCGCTCGTCTTTGCGGGACTTGTCGCGATGATGGGGCTCGGCGGCTGGGTCATCAGCCAGATCGGCGGCAGTTTCATCTCGCGCTTCGGCCTCGCCTCGAGCCTCGTGGGGTCGCTCATCACCGCGGTCGTGACCTCGCTGCCGGAGCTTGTCACCACGCTCGTCGCCGTGCGCCGAGGGGCGCTGCAACTGGCAGTGGGCGGGATCATCGGCGGCAACACGTTCGACACGCTCTTCCTCGTGGCCTCCGACGTCGCCTATCGCGACGGCTCGCTCTATCACGCGATCGAAGGCAACGACCTCTACTGGCTCGGAACCGGCCTGCTGATGACGGCGATCCTGCTTGCAGGCCTCATCCTCCGCCAGCGCGAGGGACCGGGCCGCATCGGCATCGAATCCGTGCTGATGATCGGCATCTATCTCACCGCGCTCTGCGTCGAGGTTTTTGCATAG
- a CDS encoding GlsB/YeaQ/YmgE family stress response membrane protein, producing the protein MGWLAAIIVGGLAGWLAEQFMKSNMGLLMNIIVGIIGAILFNFIFGTLLGLYAAGASFSIGYLVAGFIGACILIWIVRMVRGRA; encoded by the coding sequence ATGGGCTGGCTTGCAGCTATCATCGTCGGGGGCCTCGCTGGCTGGTTGGCAGAGCAATTCATGAAGTCCAACATGGGACTTCTGATGAACATCATCGTCGGTATTATCGGCGCGATCCTGTTCAACTTCATCTTCGGAACCCTGCTGGGTCTTTATGCTGCCGGCGCAAGCTTCAGCATCGGCTACCTGGTCGCCGGTTTCATCGGGGCCTGCATCCTGATCTGGATCGTACGGATGGTGCGCGGACGCGCCTGA
- the dapE gene encoding succinyl-diaminopimelate desuccinylase, with protein sequence MAEIDPVELTAELIRCPSVTPVEGGAIDLLHRLLDDAGFVCTRIDQGGIANLHAIWDRGGKILGFNGHTDVVPVGDPAAWTHDPFGAEMSDGLVYGRGACDMKSGVAAFVAAAIEHAGAGRPGSIAIAITGDEEGDGIHGTPAILDWMDRTGARMDACIVGEPTCPETMGEMIKVGRRGSMTVWLTATGRQGHSAYPQNARNPIHAMVALLDRLIAFDLPDASDLFDPTSVQVTGFDTGNAANNVIPGQCRAMANIRFNDAHRSSDLSEWIADEIAAVTRATDVEFSTETKVSGESFVTEEGDFSRLIARAVEAETGISPILSTSGGTSDARHIRAHCPVVEVGLVGRTMHQVDEYASIDDIRTLKAIYSRILDAYAR encoded by the coding sequence ATGGCTGAGATCGATCCCGTCGAACTTACGGCAGAACTCATCCGCTGCCCGTCGGTCACGCCCGTCGAAGGCGGCGCGATCGATCTCCTGCATCGCCTTCTCGATGATGCCGGTTTCGTCTGTACCCGCATCGACCAGGGGGGCATCGCCAACCTTCATGCGATCTGGGACCGGGGCGGAAAGATCCTCGGCTTCAACGGACATACGGATGTCGTTCCGGTGGGCGATCCCGCAGCCTGGACGCACGATCCGTTCGGTGCCGAAATGTCGGATGGCCTCGTCTACGGACGCGGAGCCTGCGACATGAAATCGGGCGTGGCGGCCTTCGTCGCCGCCGCGATCGAACATGCCGGGGCGGGCAGACCGGGCTCCATCGCCATTGCCATCACCGGGGACGAGGAAGGTGACGGAATCCATGGCACGCCCGCCATCCTCGACTGGATGGACCGGACGGGCGCACGCATGGATGCCTGCATCGTGGGCGAACCCACCTGTCCCGAGACGATGGGCGAGATGATCAAGGTCGGTCGCCGGGGCTCCATGACCGTCTGGCTTACCGCCACGGGCCGGCAGGGCCATTCGGCCTATCCGCAGAACGCACGCAACCCGATCCACGCGATGGTGGCGCTGCTCGATCGTCTGATCGCCTTCGACCTGCCCGATGCCTCCGACCTTTTCGATCCGACGAGCGTGCAGGTCACCGGCTTCGATACCGGGAACGCGGCCAACAACGTCATTCCCGGCCAATGCCGCGCGATGGCGAACATCCGCTTCAACGACGCGCATCGCTCCTCCGACCTGTCGGAATGGATCGCGGACGAAATCGCGGCCGTCACCCGGGCGACCGATGTCGAATTCTCGACCGAAACCAAGGTCTCGGGCGAAAGCTTCGTCACCGAGGAAGGCGACTTCTCGCGCCTCATCGCCCGCGCGGTCGAGGCCGAGACCGGTATTTCGCCGATCCTGTCGACCAGCGGCGGCACGTCGGATGCGCGCCATATCCGCGCGCATTGCCCCGTGGTCGAGGTGGGGCTGGTGGGTCGGACGATGCATCAGGTCGACGAATACGCATCCATCGACGACATCCGGACGCTGAAGGCGATCTATTCCCGCATCCTGGACGCGTACGCACGATGA
- a CDS encoding GNAT family N-acetyltransferase encodes MTADIGVTEDIALCHALRRAVFIEEQRIAEAEEWDDLDGEAVHLLASLDGVPVGTARLLSLGKTMRIGRICVLHAHRGKGIGRQLVEHALDVARDRGMSDAALGAQVHALDFYRTLGFVAEGEVYDDAGIPHREMTRPL; translated from the coding sequence ATGACGGCAGATATCGGCGTGACCGAGGACATCGCGCTCTGTCACGCGCTGCGCCGTGCCGTCTTCATCGAAGAGCAGCGCATTGCCGAGGCGGAGGAATGGGACGATCTCGACGGCGAGGCGGTGCATCTTCTGGCCTCGCTCGACGGTGTGCCGGTCGGCACCGCGCGCCTGCTTTCGCTGGGCAAGACGATGCGGATCGGCCGCATCTGCGTCCTGCACGCCCATCGGGGCAAGGGGATCGGCCGGCAGCTCGTCGAACACGCGCTCGACGTCGCGCGCGATCGGGGCATGTCGGATGCCGCGCTCGGCGCGCAGGTCCACGCGCTCGACTTCTACCGGACGCTGGGCTTCGTGGCCGAGGGTGAGGTCTACGACGATGCGGGCATTCCCCATCGCGAGATGACGCGCCCCCTCTGA
- the rnr gene encoding ribonuclease R, translated as MAQIPSKRQILDWISENPTQTAKRDIARAFGIKGADRIDLKRLLRELEDEGHLRKRGKSYRDPEALPPVSVCEVGAPDRDGDLFARPLEWHGDGPEPRILIVSRDADPAVGAGDRVLLRLQEVRAEDHRYEGRLIRKIDRGTRRMLGIFRAGSEGGRIVPIDKGQDREWMVGPRDAGGAEEGELVEAEQAGPPGRMGLPRARIVARLGDPSAPRAVSLIAIHQHGIPDDFPDEVIAEAEAAEPVGLKGREDLRHLPLVTIDPSDARDHDDACFAEPDPDPKNPGGHVVWVAIADVAHYVRPGSALDREARLRGNSTYFPDRVVPMLPEALSGDLCSLHEGADRACLAVRMVLDAEGTKIGHAFRRGLMRSPASLSYEEVQAGRDGAPSDRVAPLMEGVIDPLYAAYHALKSARERRQPLDLDLPERQIVLSPEGRVTSVEFRDRLDAHKLIEEFMVLANVAAAEELGKRKSPLLYRVHEEPSPEKMDSLREVAQAAGFSLAKGQVLQTRHLNRLLAQAADGEFSELINMSTLRSMTQAYYSPENYGHFGLALRNYAHFTSPIRRYADLVVHRALISAHGWGDDGLDPDEVERLEETAKQISDTERRSMVAERDTTDRYLAAYLSERVGSEMGGRISGVQKFGLFVKLDETGADGLVPVRSIGREFYVFDPEAHTLMGADSGLTLAAGQRVTVRLAEAVPVTGGLMLELLAIEGDPLPRGGGKPPRRGPPKRAKGKSKAKAEKAKRKVKRTRR; from the coding sequence ATGGCTCAGATACCCAGCAAGCGACAGATCCTCGACTGGATCTCGGAAAACCCCACGCAGACGGCGAAGCGCGACATCGCGCGCGCCTTCGGCATCAAGGGCGCGGACCGCATCGACCTCAAGCGCCTCCTGCGCGAGCTCGAGGATGAGGGCCATCTGCGAAAGCGCGGCAAATCGTACCGCGACCCCGAAGCGCTGCCTCCGGTCTCGGTCTGCGAGGTGGGCGCGCCCGACCGCGACGGCGACCTCTTCGCGCGGCCGCTCGAATGGCATGGCGACGGGCCGGAGCCGCGTATCCTGATCGTCTCGCGCGATGCGGATCCGGCGGTCGGCGCGGGCGACAGGGTGCTCCTGCGTCTGCAGGAGGTCCGGGCCGAGGATCACCGCTACGAAGGGCGGCTCATTCGCAAGATCGACCGCGGCACGCGCCGGATGCTCGGGATCTTCCGGGCAGGCTCCGAAGGCGGGCGTATCGTCCCGATCGACAAGGGTCAGGACCGCGAGTGGATGGTGGGCCCCCGCGATGCGGGCGGTGCCGAGGAGGGCGAGCTCGTCGAGGCGGAACAGGCCGGACCTCCGGGCCGGATGGGTCTGCCGCGCGCCCGCATCGTCGCGCGCCTCGGCGACCCGAGCGCACCGCGCGCGGTCTCGCTCATCGCGATCCATCAGCACGGCATTCCCGACGACTTCCCGGACGAAGTCATCGCCGAGGCCGAGGCCGCCGAACCCGTGGGCCTTAAGGGCCGCGAGGATCTGCGGCACCTGCCCCTCGTCACCATCGACCCGAGCGACGCGCGCGACCACGACGATGCCTGCTTCGCCGAGCCCGATCCAGATCCGAAAAACCCCGGCGGCCATGTCGTCTGGGTCGCGATCGCCGATGTCGCGCATTACGTGCGCCCGGGATCCGCGCTCGACCGCGAGGCGCGGCTGCGCGGTAACTCGACCTATTTCCCCGACCGTGTCGTGCCGATGCTCCCCGAGGCGCTGTCGGGCGATCTCTGCTCGCTTCACGAGGGGGCGGACCGGGCCTGTCTTGCCGTGCGGATGGTGCTCGACGCCGAGGGCACCAAGATCGGACATGCCTTCAGGCGCGGTCTGATGCGCTCGCCCGCCTCGCTCAGCTACGAGGAGGTTCAGGCCGGCCGCGACGGGGCACCGTCCGACAGGGTCGCGCCCCTCATGGAGGGCGTGATCGACCCGCTCTACGCGGCCTATCACGCGCTCAAATCCGCGCGAGAGCGTCGCCAGCCGCTGGATCTCGACCTGCCCGAACGGCAGATCGTGCTGTCGCCCGAGGGCCGCGTGACCAGCGTCGAGTTCCGCGACCGACTCGATGCGCACAAGCTCATCGAGGAATTCATGGTCCTCGCCAATGTCGCCGCCGCCGAGGAACTCGGAAAGCGCAAGTCGCCCCTCCTCTACCGCGTCCACGAAGAGCCGAGCCCCGAAAAGATGGATTCGCTGCGCGAGGTCGCGCAGGCGGCGGGCTTCTCGCTTGCCAAGGGACAGGTCCTGCAGACCCGGCATCTCAACCGCCTTCTCGCGCAGGCGGCGGATGGCGAATTCTCCGAGCTCATCAACATGAGCACGCTGCGCTCGATGACGCAGGCCTATTACAGCCCCGAGAATTACGGCCATTTCGGCCTCGCGCTCAGGAACTACGCGCATTTCACCTCGCCCATCCGGCGCTATGCCGACCTCGTGGTGCATCGCGCGCTGATCTCGGCGCATGGCTGGGGCGATGACGGGCTCGATCCCGACGAGGTCGAGCGGCTGGAGGAGACGGCCAAGCAGATCAGCGATACCGAGCGGCGGTCGATGGTGGCCGAGCGCGACACGACCGACCGCTACCTCGCGGCCTATCTTTCCGAACGAGTCGGATCCGAGATGGGCGGGCGGATCTCGGGCGTTCAGAAATTCGGGCTCTTCGTCAAGCTCGACGAGACGGGTGCCGACGGCCTCGTGCCCGTGCGTTCGATCGGGCGGGAATTCTATGTCTTCGACCCGGAGGCGCACACGCTGATGGGGGCCGATAGCGGCCTCACCCTCGCGGCCGGTCAGCGGGTGACCGTGCGCCTCGCCGAGGCGGTGCCGGTGACGGGCGGCCTGATGCTCGAATTGCTGGCGATCGAGGGCGACCCCCTTCCGCGTGGCGGCGGAAAGCCGCCCCGCCGCGGCCCGCCCAAACGCGCGAAGGGCAAGTCGAAGGCCAAGGCCGAGAAAGCCAAGCGCAAGGTCAAGCGGACACGGCGCTAG
- a CDS encoding rhodanese-related sulfurtransferase, translating into MFVVAAFYAFAPLRDPDALRAPLRDLAACHGVRGSILVASEGVNGTIAGPRAGIEATLAHIRDWPGCADLDWKESAAAEMPFGRLKVRLKREIVTMGVPVDPDMAGHYVDPSEWNALIAAPDVAVIDTRNAYEVAMGSFEGAVDPGTAAFGDFPAWWRANRDRYAGKRIAMFCTGGIRCEKATAYLRSEGVEDVSHLKGGILKYLEEVPERESRWRGECFVFDGRVTVGHGLAPGTATICHACRRPLGPEDRAHPLFEEGARCAHCAEEYTEAQRARFRERHRQVELARARGKDHLGPAAAED; encoded by the coding sequence ATGTTCGTCGTTGCCGCCTTCTACGCCTTCGCACCCCTTCGCGATCCCGACGCGCTGCGTGCACCGCTGCGCGATCTGGCCGCGTGCCATGGCGTCAGGGGGTCGATCCTCGTCGCATCCGAAGGCGTCAACGGAACCATCGCGGGCCCCCGCGCGGGCATCGAGGCGACGCTTGCCCATATCCGCGACTGGCCCGGCTGCGCCGATCTCGACTGGAAGGAGAGCGCCGCCGCCGAGATGCCCTTCGGCCGGCTCAAGGTCCGCCTCAAGCGCGAGATCGTGACGATGGGGGTGCCGGTCGATCCCGACATGGCGGGCCATTACGTCGATCCGTCCGAGTGGAACGCGCTGATCGCCGCGCCGGACGTCGCGGTGATCGACACGCGCAATGCCTACGAGGTCGCGATGGGCAGCTTCGAGGGGGCCGTCGATCCGGGCACCGCGGCCTTCGGCGACTTTCCCGCCTGGTGGCGGGCCAACCGCGACCGCTACGCGGGCAAGCGGATCGCGATGTTCTGCACCGGGGGGATCCGCTGCGAAAAGGCGACCGCCTATCTCCGGTCCGAGGGGGTCGAGGATGTCTCGCACCTCAAGGGCGGCATCCTCAAGTACCTCGAAGAGGTGCCGGAGAGGGAGAGCCGCTGGCGGGGCGAATGCTTCGTCTTCGACGGCCGCGTCACGGTCGGCCACGGGCTCGCCCCCGGTACGGCCACGATCTGCCATGCCTGCCGCCGCCCCCTGGGCCCCGAGGATCGCGCGCATCCGCTTTTCGAGGAGGGGGCGCGTTGCGCGCATTGCGCTGAGGAATACACCGAGGCTCAGCGGGCCCGTTTCCGCGAACGCCACCGTCAGGTCGAACTCGCCCGGGCCCGCGGCAAGGACCATCTCGGCCCCGCCGCCGCGGAGGACTGA
- the pncA gene encoding bifunctional nicotinamidase/pyrazinamidase: MQNDFCPGGALAVPGGDALVPRINAAMDEFATVILTQDWHPAGHSSFASSHPGRDPMETVEMPYGLQILWPDHCIQGSHGAAFHPDLRTDGDLIVRKGFNPAIDSYSAFFENDHETPTGLEGYLRTRGISKVTMVGLALDFCVNSSALDGARLGFEVTLREELSAAIDLDGSREASMDAMRRAGVAIA, from the coding sequence ATGCAGAACGATTTCTGCCCCGGAGGCGCGCTCGCCGTGCCGGGCGGAGACGCGCTCGTCCCGCGCATCAACGCGGCGATGGACGAGTTCGCGACCGTGATCCTGACGCAGGACTGGCATCCGGCCGGCCATTCCTCCTTCGCGTCCTCGCATCCGGGACGCGATCCGATGGAAACGGTCGAGATGCCCTACGGCCTGCAGATCCTCTGGCCCGATCATTGCATCCAGGGCTCTCACGGGGCAGCGTTCCATCCGGACCTCAGGACAGATGGCGACCTGATCGTCCGCAAGGGGTTCAACCCGGCGATCGACAGCTATTCGGCCTTTTTCGAAAACGACCACGAGACGCCCACCGGCCTTGAAGGGTATCTCAGGACACGGGGCATCTCGAAGGTGACGATGGTGGGCCTCGCGCTCGATTTCTGCGTGAACTCGTCGGCGCTCGACGGGGCGCGGCTCGGCTTCGAGGTCACCCTGCGCGAGGAACTGAGCGCCGCGATCGATCTCGACGGGTCGCGGGAGGCTTCGATGGACGCGATGCGGCGCGCGGGCGTGGCGATCGCCTGA